The following proteins are encoded in a genomic region of Nicotiana sylvestris chromosome 4, ASM39365v2, whole genome shotgun sequence:
- the LOC104220359 gene encoding zinc-finger homeodomain protein 2-like isoform X2, whose product MDFENHQEEEETEPPPRHDDSLDNSNSTHPTKMPSPTPMELEPLAVVHTWHNNKPKYKECLKNHAVSIGGHAVDGCGEFMPAGEDGSLDSLKCAACNCHRNFHRKITQPPPNAVEPLPFVNYHSSYYRSLPPPCGYLQYHVAPQQRPLALPSTSGGGGYWEDQEDMSNLNNSGGSGSKKRFRTKFSQEQKEKMQELADKLGWRIQREDEELVQQLCNETGVRRQVFKVWMHNNKNTLGKKP is encoded by the exons ATGGACTTCGAAAAtcatcaagaagaagaagaaactgaACCACCACCGAGACACGACGACTCACTCGATAACTCGAACTCAACTCACCCAACAAAAATGCCGAGTCCTACACCAATGGAACTCGAACCCTTAGCGGTGGTTCACACGTGGCATAATAATAAGCCAAAGTACAAAGAGTGTCTGAAGAACCACGCCGTAAGTATCGGCGGCCACGCCGTAGACGGCTGTGGTGAGTTTATGCCTGCCGGTGAAGATGGCTCACTTGATTCCCTTAAATGTGCTGCTTGTAACTGCCACCGCAATTTCCACCGTAAAATTACTCAACCACCACCCAACGCCGTTGAGCCGCTGCCGTTTGTTAATTACCATTCGTCGTACTACAGAAGCTTACCGCCACCTTGTGGGTATTTACAGTACCACGTGGCGCCACAACAAAGACCGTTAGCTTTGCCGTCGACTTCTGGAGGTGGTGGATATTGGGAGGATCAGGAGGACATGTCCAACCTCAATAATAGCGgag GCAGTGGTTCGAAGAAGCGATTTCGGACAAAATTTAGCCAAGAACAGAAGGAGAAAATGCAAGAATTAGCAGATAAATTGGGGTGGCGAATTCAAAGGGAAGATGAGGAGTTGGTGCAGCAGTTGTGCAACGAGACTGGAGTGAGAAGGCAAGTGTTTAAAGTTTGGATGCATAACAACAAGAACACTCTTGGTAAGAAACcctag
- the LOC104220359 gene encoding zinc-finger homeodomain protein 2-like isoform X1 produces MDFENHQEEEETEPPPRHDDSLDNSNSTHPTKMPSPTPMELEPLAVVHTWHNNKPKYKECLKNHAVSIGGHAVDGCGEFMPAGEDGSLDSLKCAACNCHRNFHRKITQPPPNAVEPLPFVNYHSSYYRSLPPPCGYLQYHVAPQQRPLALPSTSGGGGYWEDQEDMSNLNNSGAGSGSKKRFRTKFSQEQKEKMQELADKLGWRIQREDEELVQQLCNETGVRRQVFKVWMHNNKNTLGKKP; encoded by the exons ATGGACTTCGAAAAtcatcaagaagaagaagaaactgaACCACCACCGAGACACGACGACTCACTCGATAACTCGAACTCAACTCACCCAACAAAAATGCCGAGTCCTACACCAATGGAACTCGAACCCTTAGCGGTGGTTCACACGTGGCATAATAATAAGCCAAAGTACAAAGAGTGTCTGAAGAACCACGCCGTAAGTATCGGCGGCCACGCCGTAGACGGCTGTGGTGAGTTTATGCCTGCCGGTGAAGATGGCTCACTTGATTCCCTTAAATGTGCTGCTTGTAACTGCCACCGCAATTTCCACCGTAAAATTACTCAACCACCACCCAACGCCGTTGAGCCGCTGCCGTTTGTTAATTACCATTCGTCGTACTACAGAAGCTTACCGCCACCTTGTGGGTATTTACAGTACCACGTGGCGCCACAACAAAGACCGTTAGCTTTGCCGTCGACTTCTGGAGGTGGTGGATATTGGGAGGATCAGGAGGACATGTCCAACCTCAATAATAGCGgag CAGGCAGTGGTTCGAAGAAGCGATTTCGGACAAAATTTAGCCAAGAACAGAAGGAGAAAATGCAAGAATTAGCAGATAAATTGGGGTGGCGAATTCAAAGGGAAGATGAGGAGTTGGTGCAGCAGTTGTGCAACGAGACTGGAGTGAGAAGGCAAGTGTTTAAAGTTTGGATGCATAACAACAAGAACACTCTTGGTAAGAAACcctag